From Saprospiraceae bacterium, one genomic window encodes:
- a CDS encoding nitrous oxide reductase accessory protein NosL, whose translation MLILFLVSCSVDPEPIQYGSDLCQTCKMGIMEKGFAAEIVTKKGKVYKFDDVGCQLLFLKSGAIKQEDCAHILVIKHGTEQDFVDVKNAIFLTGAKIKSPMNFNLACYHSDDMIPVIYLDSSIRKFNWAELMSTIGK comes from the coding sequence ATGTTGATATTATTCCTTGTTTCTTGTTCGGTAGATCCCGAACCGATTCAGTATGGTTCTGATCTGTGCCAGACCTGTAAGATGGGTATTATGGAAAAGGGTTTTGCAGCGGAAATTGTTACAAAAAAGGGAAAAGTATATAAATTTGATGATGTAGGTTGCCAGTTATTATTTTTGAAATCCGGAGCCATCAAACAAGAGGATTGTGCTCATATCTTAGTCATAAAACACGGCACTGAGCAGGATTTTGTAGATGTGAAAAATGCAATCTTTCTTACCGGAGCCAAAATTAAGAGCCCTATGAATTTTAATCTCGCATGTTATCATTCGGACGACATGATTCCAGTCATTTACCTCGATTCCTCCATTAGAAAATTTAATTGGGCAGAATTGATGAGCACAATAGGTAAGTAA
- a CDS encoding ABC transporter permease subunit, whose translation MLKIIKYFLLDILKSKVILGLTLFFLIVSFSLMYLDENQNKAVLSLMNIIFIVVPLISMFFSANHYWNSYEFKELLLSLPLKREKIIVSEFIAVGSSIALSIMFGLGVPCLLFGAGFQIIYLILLSALLSVSCVAISMWMVVLTNDKSRGLGYVLLMWFYLTMLYDVLIVSLMLNFSEYPLEKLVVFLAALNPIDLCRISMMLHLDISALMGYTGALYKDFFSGSTGLIFTVLMLVLWIVIPCVLFVRKFRTKDL comes from the coding sequence ATGCTAAAAATCATTAAATACTTCCTGCTGGATATATTAAAGAGCAAGGTCATTCTGGGATTGACTCTGTTTTTTTTGATTGTCTCTTTTTCCCTGATGTACCTGGATGAAAATCAAAATAAGGCCGTTTTAAGTTTGATGAACATTATTTTTATTGTGGTGCCTTTGATTTCAATGTTTTTTTCTGCCAATCATTATTGGAATTCTTACGAGTTTAAAGAATTATTGTTGAGTCTTCCTCTTAAGAGAGAGAAAATCATCGTCAGTGAATTTATTGCTGTTGGTTCCAGTATTGCCCTGAGTATTATGTTTGGATTGGGTGTACCGTGCCTGTTATTTGGGGCGGGGTTCCAAATCATTTATCTCATTCTGCTTTCAGCATTGTTATCTGTTTCATGTGTAGCAATTTCCATGTGGATGGTTGTACTGACCAACGACAAATCCAGAGGACTTGGATATGTATTGTTGATGTGGTTTTACCTGACGATGTTGTACGATGTGCTGATAGTTAGTTTGATGTTGAATTTTAGTGAGTACCCACTTGAAAAACTGGTTGTTTTTTTAGCAGCATTAAATCCCATTGACTTGTGCAGAATATCTATGATGCTGCATCTGGATATCAGCGCACTGATGGGTTATACCGGAGCGCTGTACAAAGATTTTTTTTCAGGAAGCACTGGTTTGATATTTACCGTGTTGATGTTGGTACTTTGGATTGTAATTCCTTGTGTTCTGTTTGTCAGAAAATTCAGGACAAAAGACCTTTAG
- the gcvP gene encoding aminomethyl-transferring glycine dehydrogenase produces the protein MNPFARTDKFETRHIGTLGADLVSMLRSMGLNSPDQLIQETIPAHIRRTDQMDIPEALSEFDFLLELKKLANKNKSFKSYIGQGYFGTVTPSVIARNVFQNPGWYTQYTPYQAEIAQGRLEALLNFQTMVSDLTGLPIANASLLDEGTAAAEAMLMFYHAKAGRNKEQSPNVFYVDTNIYKQTLSVLQSRAWPNKIKIISGDVHKDPIPENCFGVLIQYPNSQGSVEDYKVLIQKCREKSCHVAMATDLMALCLLKSPGELGADVALGNSQRMGVPLGFGGPHAAFFATREDFKRDLPGRIIGVSIDEFGNRALRMALQTREQHIRREKATSNICTAQALLAIMASMYAVYHGPEGLYRISRRIHDMACSLADALVGLGYVLQSGNFFDTICIQLSSDQMKSVRLEAEKRSINFWYTDSHVQISLDESTTEDELKTICSVFAKVAGKSDPLLIPATKIALPDSLIRTSDYLTHPIFNTKHTESAMMRYIKSLENKDLSLVHSMISLGSCTMKLNAATELIPVSWPEFSNVHPFVPADQVEGYLTMIHQLEEYLCQVTGFSACSLQPNSGAQGEFAGLLTIKAYHESRGEHHRKIALIPASAHGTNPASAVVAGMDVVVTACDENGNIIVEDIRAKAELHKDQLACLMVTYPSTHGVFETAIQEICQIVHDFGGLVYMDGANMNAQVGLTSPAVIGADVCHLNLHKTFAIPHGGGGPGMGPICVNDKLKPFLPGHPYMDILNSNTSVPAVSAAPYGSASILIISYAYIRMLGPSGMTKATVHAILNANYIAHRLGKRYKVLYKGEKGRVAHELILDLRPYKDLGVSAEDVAKRLMDYGFHAPTLSFPVAGTIMIEPTESENLEELDRFCDALLSIHDEIDEVARGEYPAEDNVLHNAPHTASLLTADVWTKPYSRQKAAYPLAYLTPTNKFWPTVSRVNNAHGDRNLVCTCPPIEEYMR, from the coding sequence ATGAATCCTTTTGCACGCACAGATAAGTTTGAAACAAGACATATTGGCACCCTCGGTGCTGATCTGGTGAGTATGCTCAGATCAATGGGTTTGAACAGCCCGGATCAGTTAATCCAAGAGACGATCCCGGCTCATATCAGGAGAACGGATCAAATGGATATACCGGAAGCCCTTTCTGAATTTGACTTCCTTCTGGAGCTCAAGAAGTTGGCAAATAAGAATAAATCATTTAAGAGCTACATAGGTCAGGGATATTTTGGAACCGTTACCCCTTCGGTGATCGCAAGAAACGTTTTCCAGAATCCGGGATGGTACACCCAATACACCCCTTATCAGGCTGAAATTGCGCAGGGAAGACTTGAAGCACTGTTGAATTTTCAGACCATGGTATCTGATCTGACCGGACTTCCGATAGCAAATGCGTCTCTTTTGGATGAAGGCACTGCGGCGGCTGAAGCAATGCTGATGTTCTATCACGCCAAAGCTGGAAGAAATAAGGAACAATCACCCAATGTTTTTTATGTTGATACAAATATTTACAAACAGACTTTGTCCGTGCTCCAATCGAGGGCCTGGCCAAACAAGATCAAAATAATAAGTGGTGATGTTCACAAGGACCCAATCCCAGAAAATTGCTTCGGGGTATTGATTCAATATCCCAATAGCCAGGGATCTGTTGAAGATTACAAAGTACTTATTCAAAAATGCAGGGAAAAGTCCTGTCATGTAGCCATGGCAACTGATTTGATGGCACTTTGTCTATTAAAATCCCCGGGTGAATTGGGAGCGGATGTCGCATTGGGCAATAGCCAGAGAATGGGTGTTCCTTTGGGGTTTGGAGGTCCACATGCTGCGTTTTTCGCCACCAGGGAGGATTTTAAAAGAGATCTTCCAGGTAGAATCATTGGCGTTTCCATTGATGAATTTGGTAATCGTGCCCTCAGAATGGCCCTTCAAACCAGAGAGCAACACATTCGGAGAGAAAAGGCTACTTCGAATATATGTACCGCACAGGCTTTGCTTGCCATCATGGCTTCAATGTATGCGGTGTACCATGGACCCGAAGGACTCTACCGCATCAGCAGAAGGATTCATGACATGGCTTGTAGTCTTGCCGATGCTTTGGTGGGTCTTGGTTATGTTCTCCAGTCCGGAAATTTCTTCGACACCATTTGCATTCAGCTAAGTTCAGATCAAATGAAATCTGTCCGCCTAGAAGCTGAGAAAAGATCGATCAATTTTTGGTACACAGATTCTCATGTTCAGATTTCTTTGGATGAATCTACCACCGAAGATGAATTAAAAACAATTTGTTCAGTATTTGCCAAAGTAGCTGGAAAATCTGATCCGCTTTTAATTCCAGCCACCAAAATTGCCCTGCCGGATTCTTTGATCAGAACTTCAGATTATTTGACCCATCCTATTTTCAATACCAAACATACTGAATCAGCCATGATGAGGTATATCAAAAGTTTGGAAAACAAAGATCTTTCACTGGTGCATTCGATGATTTCACTTGGATCATGTACCATGAAACTGAATGCGGCAACGGAATTAATACCTGTCAGTTGGCCTGAGTTTAGCAATGTGCATCCTTTTGTCCCTGCAGACCAGGTAGAGGGGTATCTCACAATGATTCACCAACTGGAAGAATATCTATGCCAGGTTACCGGATTTTCTGCCTGTTCCCTGCAACCAAATTCAGGGGCACAGGGAGAATTTGCAGGTTTGTTGACCATAAAAGCATACCATGAATCGAGAGGAGAACACCATCGGAAGATTGCCCTGATTCCTGCATCAGCCCACGGCACAAATCCTGCCTCTGCTGTGGTGGCGGGAATGGATGTGGTGGTGACCGCATGTGATGAAAATGGAAATATCATCGTCGAAGACATTCGGGCAAAAGCAGAATTACACAAAGATCAATTGGCTTGTCTGATGGTCACCTATCCATCCACACACGGAGTTTTTGAAACTGCTATACAGGAGATTTGTCAAATCGTACATGATTTTGGAGGATTGGTTTATATGGATGGGGCCAATATGAATGCCCAGGTCGGCTTGACCAGTCCCGCAGTCATTGGTGCAGATGTTTGTCATTTGAATTTACACAAGACATTTGCCATTCCTCATGGCGGTGGCGGTCCGGGTATGGGGCCAATTTGTGTGAATGACAAATTAAAGCCATTTTTACCTGGACATCCCTACATGGATATATTGAATTCAAATACAAGCGTACCCGCTGTATCCGCTGCTCCTTATGGTTCTGCTAGTATCTTGATCATTTCGTATGCATACATTCGAATGTTGGGACCCTCAGGAATGACCAAAGCCACGGTTCACGCTATTTTGAATGCAAACTACATTGCCCATCGTCTTGGAAAAAGATACAAAGTACTTTACAAAGGAGAAAAAGGACGGGTGGCCCACGAATTGATTTTAGATCTAAGACCGTACAAAGATCTTGGAGTTTCTGCAGAAGATGTTGCCAAGAGATTGATGGATTATGGATTTCACGCACCTACTCTTTCTTTTCCTGTAGCTGGAACCATCATGATCGAACCAACCGAATCAGAAAATCTGGAAGAGTTGGATCGTTTTTGTGATGCTTTACTCAGCATTCACGATGAAATTGATGAAGTGGCCAGAGGAGAATATCCGGCAGAAGACAATGTATTGCACAATGCTCCGCATACGGCCAGTTTGCTTACCGCAGATGTCTGGACCAAACCATACAGCCGTCAGAAAGCTGCATATCCTTTGGCTTATCTCACTCCTACCAACAAGTTTTGGCCAACGGTGAGCAGGGTCAACAATGCCCATGGAGACAGAAACCTGGTGTGCACCTGTCCACCCATCGAAGAATACATGAGATAA
- the nosD gene encoding nitrous oxide reductase family maturation protein NosD — MQHWISFFCCFAFYQNMYCNSVYVSKGNSIKDAIDRANCGDTVFIAEGRYKEGNMVVDKSLTIIGMGKCILDGEKAYEILTIGADDVSLINLIFRNSGYSATNDHASIKLVGGRYFVIDQCQIYDSYFGIHISNCAYGIISNCRVNGTPDKEQNTGNAIHIWKSDHIQVFNNECRGHRDGIYFEFVSDSYIFNNNSHSNIRYGLHFMFSHSNTYFHNQFVKNGAGVAVMYSKHVLMQDNFFRENWGPSSFGILLKDITDSRMVGNQFVKNSSGIFMEGSNRCIIEANLFKENGWALRVQANCNDNEIKRNNFIHNSFDVSCNGTLVLNKFDSNYWDRYAGYDLNKDGIGDQPYHPVSLYSVLVEQNPAFLILLRSVLISILDQVERVIPILTPVDLKDNAPSVKYIINND, encoded by the coding sequence ATGCAGCATTGGATTTCATTTTTTTGTTGTTTTGCCTTTTACCAGAACATGTATTGTAATTCTGTGTACGTCAGCAAGGGCAACTCCATTAAGGATGCCATTGATAGGGCCAATTGTGGTGATACGGTTTTCATAGCAGAAGGCAGATATAAGGAAGGGAATATGGTGGTGGATAAAAGTTTGACCATCATAGGTATGGGGAAATGTATTCTGGATGGGGAGAAAGCTTATGAAATATTAACCATTGGTGCTGACGATGTTTCACTGATCAATCTCATTTTTAGAAACAGTGGATATTCAGCCACAAATGACCACGCTTCCATTAAGTTGGTCGGCGGTCGGTACTTTGTCATTGACCAATGTCAGATTTATGATTCATATTTTGGCATTCATATTTCAAATTGTGCATATGGAATTATTTCCAATTGCAGGGTCAATGGTACTCCGGACAAGGAACAAAACACCGGAAATGCCATTCACATTTGGAAATCAGATCACATCCAAGTATTCAACAATGAGTGCAGAGGACATAGAGACGGTATTTATTTTGAATTTGTTTCTGATTCCTATATTTTTAATAACAACAGTCATTCCAATATACGCTATGGCTTGCATTTTATGTTTAGCCATAGCAATACTTATTTTCACAATCAGTTTGTCAAAAACGGAGCTGGCGTGGCGGTGATGTATTCCAAGCATGTTTTGATGCAGGATAATTTTTTTAGAGAAAACTGGGGACCATCCTCTTTTGGGATTTTATTAAAAGACATCACGGATAGCAGAATGGTAGGGAATCAGTTTGTGAAAAATTCCTCGGGTATATTTATGGAAGGATCAAACCGGTGTATTATTGAGGCCAATTTGTTTAAGGAGAATGGATGGGCACTTAGGGTTCAAGCCAATTGCAATGACAATGAGATCAAAAGAAATAATTTCATTCACAATAGTTTCGATGTATCATGCAACGGCACATTGGTTCTGAACAAGTTTGACAGCAACTATTGGGATCGGTATGCAGGATATGATTTAAATAAGGATGGCATTGGCGACCAACCCTATCATCCTGTCAGTTTGTATTCTGTTTTGGTCGAACAAAATCCTGCCTTTCTTATTTTATTAAGGAGCGTTTTAATCTCTATTCTGGATCAGGTCGAAAGGGTTATTCCCATTTTGACACCAGTTGATTTGAAAGACAATGCCCCTTCCGTCAAGTATATTATTAACAATGATTGA
- a CDS encoding fasciclin domain-containing protein, producing MKAIMFLLSILVFQLNCTNPQSQNQQNPATDFESKGGQEAVEDNESQNDIVKIAVGSADHTTLVAALKAAEYVDDISNAGPFTVFAPTNEAFGKLPPGTVENLVKPEQKASLQNILEYHVAVGVFRQDYLSDGQTIGMVNGDNITVKINGDKLTINDHVNVIAAITASNGLIYVVDGVLLPPAK from the coding sequence ATGAAAGCTATCATGTTTCTATTGTCCATATTGGTGTTTCAATTAAATTGTACCAATCCACAATCTCAAAATCAACAAAATCCTGCCACAGATTTTGAATCCAAAGGAGGGCAGGAAGCTGTCGAGGACAACGAATCTCAAAATGACATTGTAAAAATCGCAGTTGGGTCTGCAGATCACACTACTTTGGTCGCAGCCCTCAAGGCTGCAGAATATGTAGATGATATTTCCAATGCAGGACCTTTTACAGTTTTTGCACCAACAAATGAAGCTTTTGGAAAACTTCCCCCTGGAACCGTCGAAAACTTGGTGAAACCTGAACAAAAAGCCAGCTTACAAAATATTCTTGAATACCATGTGGCAGTAGGTGTCTTCAGACAAGATTACTTAAGCGATGGTCAAACAATCGGCATGGTCAATGGAGATAATATCACCGTTAAAATCAATGGCGATAAGTTGACAATCAATGACCATGTTAATGTCATTGCTGCAATTACAGCATCCAATGGTTTGATCTATGTCGTAGATGGAGTTCTATTGCCTCCAGCTAAATAA
- a CDS encoding DUF4254 domain-containing protein, protein MITAEYCCSIFSQVIENYHVKNDVNQSYPWGEELSSIQQMLTRKSWIDTIQWHLEDIIRRPDLRPEEFIQIKRKIDLSNQDRTDLVEKIDDWFQKEMENVKMIPHPRLNTETPAWAIDRLSILMLKIYHMDEQTKRVDADLNHLRMCQEKLSVLMMQKLDLCESINHLISEIQNGQTVLKLYRQMKMYNDPTTNPELYQRKS, encoded by the coding sequence TTGATCACCGCCGAATACTGTTGCAGCATCTTTTCTCAGGTCATTGAGAACTATCATGTCAAAAATGATGTCAATCAAAGCTATCCATGGGGCGAAGAACTTTCAAGCATTCAGCAAATGCTCACAAGAAAATCATGGATCGATACCATCCAATGGCATCTTGAGGACATCATACGAAGACCCGATCTAAGGCCGGAAGAGTTTATTCAAATCAAACGCAAGATCGACTTATCCAACCAGGACCGAACTGACCTCGTTGAAAAAATAGACGATTGGTTTCAAAAGGAAATGGAAAATGTGAAAATGATCCCTCACCCAAGGTTAAATACCGAAACACCCGCCTGGGCCATCGATCGTCTGTCCATCCTGATGTTGAAAATTTATCACATGGATGAACAAACCAAAAGAGTCGATGCAGATTTAAACCATTTGCGAATGTGTCAGGAAAAACTTTCTGTGCTAATGATGCAAAAACTGGACCTTTGTGAAAGCATCAATCATCTTATATCAGAAATTCAGAACGGACAGACTGTTTTAAAGCTGTACAGACAAATGAAAATGTACAACGACCCCACTACCAATCCTGAATTGTATCAACGCAAATCCTGA
- a CDS encoding ABC transporter ATP-binding protein: MIEISDIHKQFLRMKALTGISMQWNKGEIIALIGPNGSGKTTLLKCILGLVFPSSGDIRLDGKSILRDSEYRRNLGYMSQISRFPDNLKVAELLEILMDVRQMEERSSDFDLFKEFKIEAVKDKLLRNLSGGTRQKVNAAFAFLFNPDILILDEPTAGLDPVSVEILKSKIKSLPSKERLLIITSHILSDLEEFTTRINYLQEGKVKFDLSMDQLIQSTGHERLGKAIARYLNTHPN; this comes from the coding sequence ATGATTGAGATATCTGATATACACAAGCAATTTCTTCGAATGAAAGCCTTGACTGGTATTTCGATGCAATGGAACAAAGGTGAAATTATTGCATTGATTGGACCAAATGGTTCTGGAAAGACTACTTTGCTAAAGTGCATATTGGGACTTGTGTTTCCAAGCTCGGGAGATATCAGATTGGATGGAAAATCCATTTTGCGCGATTCAGAATATAGGAGAAATCTGGGTTATATGTCTCAGATCAGTCGCTTTCCCGACAATCTAAAAGTAGCAGAGTTATTGGAAATACTGATGGATGTAAGACAGATGGAAGAAAGGAGTTCAGATTTTGATTTATTCAAAGAGTTTAAAATAGAAGCTGTCAAAGATAAATTGCTCAGAAATCTGAGCGGTGGTACGCGGCAAAAAGTGAACGCAGCATTTGCATTTTTATTTAATCCTGATATATTGATTCTTGATGAACCTACTGCGGGGCTTGATCCGGTATCGGTGGAGATTCTGAAAAGTAAAATAAAATCTTTACCTTCAAAAGAGAGACTACTGATCATCACTTCACATATTTTAAGCGATCTTGAGGAGTTTACTACACGAATTAATTATCTTCAGGAAGGCAAGGTAAAATTTGATTTGTCCATGGACCAGTTGATCCAATCTACAGGTCATGAAAGACTTGGAAAAGCCATCGCAAGGTATTTAAATACGCATCCCAATTGA
- a CDS encoding glycosyltransferase family 9 protein, translated as MKILVIRFSAMGDVVLCHPVIRELMRTHPDISMDFLTKSGLEFAMEEIPRVRTIGIKFNKGYRGFLDLIKLVRALKLHNYEAVIDLHGSIRSRLICLLLSGINGSVFRIDKGKREKKSRLGNMIAQNSNLRHHVLRYRDVFAKAGFQLTNHIATYSNYRWPVNPEINQKLQTTIENQKWSEHKKIGIAPFAKHVWKEWDKTEMLIDHLIKNNRGILIFLFGAGEAELSRMRSWQRKSPTQIILVSDYFNIKEQIHFFSKLDILLTMDSANMHLANLSEIPKIISIWGPTHPYLGFGPIDEERNVLIQESVESLSCRPCSVFGQKECHRGDHACMKRIELEELKLHLNL; from the coding sequence ATGAAAATTCTGGTCATCAGGTTTTCTGCAATGGGCGATGTTGTTTTGTGCCATCCTGTGATTAGAGAATTGATGCGTACACATCCAGATATCAGCATGGATTTTCTGACCAAATCCGGATTAGAATTTGCAATGGAAGAAATTCCGCGAGTCAGAACCATTGGTATAAAATTTAATAAAGGGTATCGAGGATTTCTTGATTTAATAAAATTGGTACGTGCATTAAAGCTCCATAATTATGAGGCTGTTATCGATTTACACGGGAGTATAAGGTCCAGACTTATTTGCCTCCTTCTGTCAGGAATAAATGGATCTGTTTTTCGAATAGACAAAGGAAAGCGGGAAAAAAAATCCAGACTGGGTAATATGATCGCTCAAAATTCAAATCTGAGACATCATGTTTTAAGATATCGTGATGTTTTTGCCAAAGCAGGATTTCAGTTGACCAATCATATCGCTACATATTCAAATTACAGATGGCCTGTAAATCCAGAAATCAATCAAAAATTACAAACAACCATTGAAAATCAAAAATGGTCTGAGCATAAAAAAATTGGAATCGCCCCATTTGCAAAACACGTTTGGAAAGAGTGGGACAAAACAGAAATGCTGATAGACCATCTTATAAAAAATAATCGAGGGATTCTTATTTTTTTGTTTGGCGCAGGCGAAGCAGAATTATCCAGAATGAGATCCTGGCAAAGGAAATCCCCCACTCAAATCATCCTTGTGAGTGACTATTTTAACATAAAAGAGCAGATCCATTTTTTTTCGAAACTAGATATCCTCCTTACCATGGATTCCGCCAACATGCATTTGGCAAATCTGTCTGAAATACCAAAAATAATTTCCATCTGGGGGCCTACCCATCCCTACTTGGGTTTTGGACCCATAGATGAAGAAAGGAATGTACTTATCCAGGAATCTGTCGAATCCTTGAGCTGCCGTCCCTGCTCAGTATTTGGTCAGAAAGAATGTCATCGTGGCGATCATGCTTGTATGAAACGGATTGAATTGGAGGAACTGAAACTTCATTTAAATTTATAA
- the lon gene encoding endopeptidase La produces MQNNLYYLSSEILEDVEMLPFVAVSEEEEAGKNEIFGDLMPVMPLKNTILFPGVIIPITVGRDKSIRALSKSNETDKFIAVLTQKDSKTENPGFSDLYSTGTIARIVKMLKMPDGSQTVILQGRKRFTVENVVSENPFLEARIVLRSYTKSERKLEYEAMIKTIQEQSKRIIELSPQIPNEAQLLLRNIDNDRFLLNFISSNLNISIDQKQSLLETDDLFGKAEKIMLHLSDDLKLLEVKDQIESKVRGDLEKQQRDYYLNQQLKTIQEELGHDPHEQDLVELKEKASKKKWSKSNAEHFEKELNKLQRMNPQVAEYSVQMNYLETLIDLPWNEYTKDRYDIDHIRKVLDKDHYGLEKVKERIIEHLAVLKLKGDMKAPILCLTGPPGVGKTSLGKSIAKALNRKFVRMSLGGLHDESEIRGHRKTYIGAMPGRIIQAIRKAGSSNPVFILDEIDKLGKDFRGDPSSALLEVLDPEQNSTFHDNYLEQEYDLSKVLFIATSNALSSIQPALLDRMEIIEIQGYSLEEKLEIAIKHQLPAIAEEHGLKPKQIKISRETISHIIEEYTRESGVRSLGRQLASIMRKAALEVAMHKAKQVSFQPEDLKNILGVQKFNNDQYQENLPAGVAIGLAWTRVGGDILYIETSISKGKGKMILTGNLGDVMKESASTAISFVKAHSSELNIEDDFFENHDIHIHVPEGAIPKDGPSAGITMLSAVTSCIIKKPLKSHLAMTGEITLRGRVLPVGGIKEKVLAAKRAGINTIMLCIENKPNVEEIPADHLKGLEFVYVKDMHEVLHFGLGISKF; encoded by the coding sequence ATGCAAAACAATCTATATTACTTGAGTTCGGAAATTTTAGAAGACGTCGAAATGTTGCCTTTTGTAGCGGTCTCTGAAGAAGAGGAGGCAGGAAAAAATGAAATTTTCGGGGACTTAATGCCTGTTATGCCTCTGAAGAATACCATTTTATTTCCAGGTGTGATTATTCCGATCACAGTGGGCAGGGATAAATCCATCCGAGCCTTGAGTAAATCCAACGAAACAGACAAGTTTATAGCTGTACTTACCCAAAAAGACAGCAAAACGGAAAATCCCGGTTTCAGTGATTTATATTCTACCGGCACTATCGCAAGAATTGTGAAAATGTTAAAAATGCCCGATGGTAGTCAAACGGTCATACTCCAGGGAAGAAAAAGGTTTACGGTCGAAAACGTAGTGAGCGAAAATCCATTTTTAGAAGCAAGGATCGTTCTTCGTTCTTACACAAAGTCCGAGAGAAAACTGGAATACGAGGCAATGATCAAAACGATTCAGGAGCAATCCAAACGCATCATCGAATTGTCCCCGCAAATACCCAATGAAGCACAACTACTCCTGCGCAATATTGACAATGACAGATTTCTTTTAAATTTTATTTCTTCCAATCTCAACATTAGCATAGACCAAAAACAAAGTCTATTAGAGACCGACGATTTATTTGGCAAAGCAGAAAAAATCATGTTACATCTGAGTGATGACCTCAAATTATTGGAGGTCAAAGATCAGATTGAATCGAAAGTAAGGGGTGATCTGGAAAAACAGCAAAGAGATTATTATCTCAATCAACAATTGAAAACCATCCAGGAAGAGCTTGGACATGACCCTCATGAGCAGGACCTTGTTGAGCTAAAAGAAAAAGCTTCTAAAAAGAAATGGAGTAAATCGAATGCAGAGCATTTTGAAAAAGAACTCAATAAATTGCAGAGAATGAATCCCCAGGTGGCAGAATATTCTGTCCAGATGAATTATCTGGAAACCCTGATTGATCTTCCCTGGAATGAATATACCAAAGACCGTTATGACATTGATCACATCCGAAAGGTCCTGGATAAGGATCACTATGGTCTGGAAAAAGTCAAAGAAAGAATCATTGAACACCTTGCTGTCTTAAAACTAAAAGGCGATATGAAGGCCCCCATCCTATGTTTGACAGGACCTCCGGGTGTGGGTAAAACGTCTTTGGGTAAATCCATCGCCAAAGCCCTCAACCGCAAATTTGTCCGAATGTCATTGGGTGGATTGCATGATGAATCTGAAATTCGGGGACATCGCAAAACCTATATCGGTGCCATGCCGGGTCGTATCATTCAAGCCATCCGCAAAGCAGGATCGTCCAATCCTGTTTTTATCCTGGATGAAATAGACAAATTGGGTAAAGATTTTAGGGGTGATCCGTCTTCCGCCCTTCTGGAAGTTTTGGATCCAGAGCAAAATTCTACGTTCCATGACAACTATCTCGAGCAGGAATACGATCTATCCAAGGTCTTGTTTATCGCCACCTCCAACGCTTTGAGCAGTATCCAACCCGCTCTGTTGGATAGAATGGAGATTATCGAAATACAGGGTTATTCTCTGGAGGAAAAATTGGAGATCGCCATAAAACATCAATTGCCAGCCATAGCAGAGGAACATGGTTTAAAACCAAAACAAATAAAGATATCGCGGGAAACCATCAGCCACATCATCGAAGAATACACCCGCGAATCAGGAGTGCGGTCTCTTGGAAGACAATTGGCCTCCATCATGAGGAAAGCGGCTCTGGAGGTTGCCATGCACAAAGCAAAGCAAGTGAGCTTCCAACCTGAAGATCTCAAAAATATTTTGGGCGTCCAAAAATTTAACAATGACCAGTATCAGGAGAATCTTCCTGCCGGTGTTGCCATTGGATTGGCCTGGACCAGGGTCGGAGGTGATATTTTGTACATTGAGACTTCTATTTCAAAAGGCAAAGGAAAAATGATCCTTACCGGAAATCTGGGAGATGTGATGAAGGAATCAGCCAGTACTGCCATTTCTTTTGTCAAAGCTCATTCATCAGAATTAAACATCGAAGATGATTTCTTTGAAAACCATGACATTCACATCCATGTGCCGGAAGGGGCCATACCCAAAGATGGACCTTCTGCGGGTATCACCATGTTATCCGCTGTAACATCTTGTATCATTAAGAAACCTTTGAAATCTCATCTGGCAATGACCGGGGAAATCACCCTTAGGGGAAGGGTTTTGCCGGTAGGAGGCATCAAAGAGAAAGTATTGGCTGCCAAAAGAGCTGGTATCAACACCATCATGCTTTGTATTGAAAACAAGCCAAATGTAGAAGAAATACCTGCTGACCATCTGAAAGGATTGGAATTCGTTTATGTCAAAGACATGCATGAAGTCCTTCATTTTGGACTTGGAATTTCAAAATTCTAG